GGTGTTAATGACTGGGAAATGAATGGTGTTGGTGCTGGTGCTGGTGTAGCTTATATTACAGATGGTACAACAGAAACTCCAATGTATAATGGTAATGGTCCTGGAGTTAGCCAAGATGGTAGCTCTAATACGGTTTTAATGACACCATTAATTAACGGTTTAGGTTTAAGAGACATAACAGTTAATTTTGACTACACAGTTGGTGGTGAAGATGAAGCAGGAACACCACTTGATTATGGTGAACTTGTATATAGTTTTGATGGAAGTAACTTCTTCGGTATCGAACAGTTTGTAGGTATTGGAGGTACAGTATTAACAGGAAGCTATGATGATGTAATTCCTCAGGTTGAAAACTCTCAATTTTATGTAGGTTTCAGATGGTTAAATGACCAGTTATTAGGAACAGCTTATAGTTTCTCAATAGATAACATAACAATTTCTGGTTCTCCTGCATTAGTTGAAACAGCTGCAAATACATCGCAGAGCCACACAGTACGTACAGCAAATGATATTTTCTTCTTAACAACAGAAAACAATAACATTATTGCTCGTATTGAAAATGCATCAGCAGATTTAGGATGTGTATCTGTAAATGTAACTTCAGAAGGAACAGAAACAGTAAGCAATACTCAAGCTGGTGTGGACAGGTCGTCTAAAGTTATTGAGATAACAGCAGATGGTCCAGATGCGGCTACAGCAAGTTATGATTTAACGATATATATGACTTCAGATGAGCTTGCTAACTTTAGTGAAGTTGCAACTTTACAAATTATGAAAGTAGAAGGTAGTGATATAGATGCTACTACAAATGCAAACACTGTTATTACAGGTGAGGTTTTTGAAGACTTAACAGATACAGAAGGTTATGCAACATTTAAAGGCTCATTTACAGGCTTTAGCTCTTTTGCTATAGTTGAAAATGCAGTTGCAAGTGTAGATGATGTAACTTTTAATGATGTGTCAATATACCCAACACCAGTAAATAGAGGTCAATATGTAACTATTAATAGCCCATCAATAGCTATTGAGAGTGCAGCGGTATACGACTTAAGAGGTGCTAAAATTATGGATGAGAAGTTTAAGAACTTAAATTCTGTAAAGCTTAACACTTCAGCATTACAATCTGGATTTTACTTTGTAACGCTTAATGGAGATTCTAAAAAGACATTCAAGTTTATTGTTAATTAATTGTCTTTATAAAGTAACTAAAAGCCGCTATTTATAGCGGCTTTTTTTTTATGTCTAAATATAAAACAGTAACTGTAATTTAACGTGTAAAAAAGCAAGTTGTCGAATTGTTGTTTTTATTATGGCTAAGATATTGTTAATCCTCAAAAACAATAAGTTAGCTGTTGTATATTCGGCTAATTGGCGCAGAATACCGTGCTAATTTTAACCAAATAAACTAAATTCTTTATATGAAAATTAAATTACACAACTTCAAGTTTTTAATGGTGTTGGGTGCTTTTGTGGGTACCATGAGTATGGTGCAAGCACAAACGTCTTTGAGTGCCGTTCAAAAACTGCAAGACCAACAAAAAATTACTAACGTAAAAATTAGTAAAGAACGTGGTACTCCAAGTTTAATCAAACTTTCAAATTCACAAACTCATAGAGTAGAGCCTCAAGAGGCATCTTTATTTTTAAGAGAAGCTTTAGGCCTTAGGGAAACTACAACATTAGCAGAAAAAAGAGCTCATGTTACGCCAAGTGGTTCTAAAGTAGTTAAATATCAAGAGTATTTTAAAGGGGTAAAAGTAGAGCATGGTATTTACAATGCGTTATCTAAAGACAATGCGCTTAAGGCTATTACATTAGAGCACTACGAGCTAAAAGATAACTTTAATGTTGCTGCTTCATTATCAGAAGACAATGCTTTAAATTATGCGTTAAACTTTGTGGGTGCAACAGAGTATGCTTGGGATTATTATAACTTCCTTAAACTTAATGAAACAGATCCAGCACGTCTCACACAATTAGATGCTGCAGTAAATTCAGTTTATCCTACGGGAGAATTGGTAATTGTAGATAACTATAATGAGCCAGGTATTTCTTTAAGATTAGCATACAAATTCAATATTTATGCAGCAGAACCTCTTTATAGAGCAGATATATATGTAGATGCTGTAAATGGAGAAATCTTACTAGCAGATCAAGATATTAAGCACGCTGCAGAGTTAAACAATGAAATTGCTGAACGCAGAAAAATGTCTTCATATGCAATGGTTCAAGCAATGGGAGAAACACGATATGCAGGTACTCGAAATTTCGAAACTACTCTTTTATCTGCAGATGCGAGTGATCCTGTAAATCCATTACCAGAGCGTTATGTTCTAGATGGTACAATTACAGTAAATGCATTTAATCCAGATAGCCAGACTATCGAGTCTGTAACTGTGTTAAATGAAACAAGATCTTATGATGGTATTGGTGGTGTGCCTTTAAATGTTGGAGGCACAATACCTTCTTATGAAATTACAGATGGTAGCTCTAGATTAGAAGAAGGCCAGTTAAATGTAGAAATCGCAGATAATTTTTGGTCTGCAGATGAGCATTACAGAGATCGTTTTGAAACACCAGCAGATAACTATCCTGTTGATAATGAATTTGATAATGATGATGTTGCTTTAGATGCGCATTGGGGATCAGAAGTTGTAATTAGGTATTGGGCAGATCGTCATAACCGTTGGAGTTTTGATGGTGCTGGAGAAAAAATTACAAGCTTTGTACATTATGGAGATGGCTATGATAATGCATTTTATAGTAGTTCTACAATGACTTACGGAGATGGTAGTTACCAAGGTGGAACTAACCCTAATGGTTCTTTTGCACCACTTATGTCTATGGATGTTGCAGCACACGAAATAGGTCATGGTGTTTGTGATTTTACTGCAGACTTAGTTTACGCAAGACAATCTGGAGGTATGAATGAAGGTTTTTCAGATATATGGGCTGCAGCTGTTGAGGCTTATGTCCTAGAGGAGATAGATTCTACGTTGCCATACCAACCTTATGGTATAGGTGAGCAAATAGATGAACGTGATGGTGGTATTCAGCCAGGTGAAGACAATCCAGATATGAGAGCTTTACGTTTTATGGATGACCCAAATGCAGCTGGAGATCCAGAATGTTTTGAAGGTGTAAACTGGATAGATACTTCTGAAGCTGGTTGTCCTGCACCAAATTTAGGGAATGACCAATGTGGAGTGCACTCTAATAGCGGTGTGTTAAATAAGTGGTTTTATCTTTTAGTTGAAGGTTCTGGCCAAGTATTTACACCAGGTAGAGACAAGCGTGCTGCAGATGATGAGGTAAACGATAATGGAGATCCATATAGTGTTGAAGGTTTAGGATTTCAAATTGCAGAACAGATTGCATTTAAAGGTGAAGTGTTATTAACGCCTAATGCAACATTTAGTGATATGAGAGATGCATCAATCTTAGTGGCGCAACAAGATTATGGAGTAGACTCTAACGAAGAAATACAAACTACAAATGCGTGGTTCGGAATTTGTGTAGGAGAGAGCTACATCACACCAGATCCTAACCAAGTTTTCTTTAGCTCTGCCAATGCAAATAGCTTACAAGAAAAAAATAACGACACAGGTTGTAATACATTTAGAACATATACTGTAAATGTTGCAACAGTACAGGTAAATCCTGCTGTTACAGTAACTTTAGATACTTCTGCTAGTACTGCAGAACTAGGAGTAGATTTTGACATATCTACTACAACTTTAGATTTAGAAGGTACTGCTACAGAGTCTTTTGAAGTAACTATATATAATGATGCTTTAGTTGAAGAGGATGAGTTAATTTCAATATTATTTGATTTTATGGGTGAAACCAAAACCCAAGTAATAAATGTATTAGATGATGATGTTGTTCCAGCAATAGGAGCTTCAGTTGTAGAAATAATGCCAATCGAAGAGTTTGCTTCTTCTGCTATCCCTAATGATTGGGAAGAAATTATTGTAGTAGATCCTAGTATGAATAAATGGTATTACAATGGTGCAGGTACAGAATCTGGAAGAGCTTACATTTCTTACACTTCGCCTGTTGGATCTACAAATTCAGCTATATATGAATCTAATTCACCGTCTCATGTAATTTTAAAGACACCAGAATTAAATGCTTTAGGATTAAATGATGTTAGAGTAACTTTCGATTGGGAAGCTGGTGGAGAACTAGATCCAGGTAATCCTGCTTTTGATTATGGTCAACTAGTATACTCTTTTGATGGTGTAAACTTTGAAGAAGGTAGTGAGCGTTTTGCACTTGAAGAAGATGGTATTATGTCTGGTACTTTTGATGAAATAATTCCTGAGTTAGCAAATACAAGATTTTTCTTAGGCTTCCGTTGGTTTAATGATACTAATGCAACAACGTCTGCATTTAGTTTTGCTATAGATAATGTTCACGTTGAAGCACTTCCTGCAGCTGTTGAAACAGAATTAAATGCTACAACAAGCAATACTGTAAATACTAACAATGATGTTTACTTTGCAAGTAATGATAGCGGAAGCATTATAGCTAGAATTGAAGGTGCCACTCAAGACTTAGGTTGTGTTGAAATGACACTTACCGGAAGTGGTACAGACCTTATTACTAATGCAAATGCAGGTGTAGATAGATCTTCAAAAGTTATAGAAATTACTGCAGATGGTTTTGATGCTTCAAGCGCAACGTATGACCTTACACTATTTATGACTACAGATGAACTGGCAAACTTTAATAGTATGGCAGATCTGCAAATAATGAAAGTAGAAGGCAGTGATATAGATGCAACAACTTCTAGCAACACGGTAATCACCGGAAGTATGTTAGAAGATCTTACAGCTGCAGAAGGTTATGCAACGTTTAAAGGAACATTTACAGGATTTAGTTCTTTTGCAATTGTACAACCTGTAACTGCTAGTGTAAAAGATGTTTTAATTAGTAGTGTATCTTTATATCCTTCGCCAGTGGCGCAAGGTGGTTTAGTTAACATAACAGCTAAAGATATCGTTATTAATAGCGCTTCAGTTTTCGATGTAAGAGGTGCGAAAGTTATTGAGAAAAAGTTTGCAGGAAATCAACAAATACAGTTAAGTGTTGCGACACTTCAATCTGGTTTTTACTTTGTGAGACTTAATAATGATGCTAATAAAACATTTAAGTTTATAGTTAAATAGGCTAAATACTGTTTAAATAAATAAAGGCTACTGTAATTACAGTAGCCTTTTTATTTTTAGGATACTTTTTTATTTAAGCAAGTTAAATATCATTCTTGTAACTTTGTAGAACTATGAAAAAGAAAACATTAGTTTTAGGCGCGTCATTAAAGCCGAATAGGTATTCTAACATTGCTATTAATAGGTTAGTTTCTAACAACCAGCCAACCGTAGCAATTGGTCTTAGGGAAGGTACAGTTAATGGTGTGACGATAGAAAAAGAACAAGTAGATTTTAAAGATATAGATACAGTAACGCTTTATTTGGGAGCAAAACATCAACCTGAATATTATGAATACATTGTAAGTCTAAACCCTAAACGTGTTATTTTTAATCCTGGAACAGAGAATCCTGAGTTTTATAAAATATTAAAAGCAAACAATATAGAGGTAGATTTAGCTTGCACGTTAGTAATGCTAGCGACGAATCAATACTAAGCCTAAATAGGTAAGAGCGCCGTTTAATACAAGTATAAAAAAGTTAAACTCAAACCCAAACCATTTTAAGCTATTTATACTTATAACATAACCTAAAATTGGGGTAGCCAACGCCACAAGTGGTACGAGTTTATCTTTTACTTTCCATTTGCTAAACAAGCCAAATGCATATAGGCCTAACAATGGGCCATAGGTATAGCCTGCAAAAGTGAACAGTTTTGCAATAACAGTAGCATCTGCAATAACATACTTAAAAAGTATAATAGTAATTATGAGCACTAAAGACATAATTACGTGTATGGTTTTTCTTACCACAACTTGTTTTTTCTCACTATATCGCTTTTCAATATCTAGTATGTCTATACTAAAAGATGTGGTTAAAGAAGTTAGAGCACTATCTGCACTGGAGTATGCAGCTGCAATTAATCCTAGAATAAATACTATTGCTACACCAATACCAAAATAGCCTTGTGTAGCAAGCTCAGGAAATAATTGGTCCTTATGAGCATCTACACCGTTTTGTTGAGCATATACAGTTAATAATAAGCCAAGTGCTAAAAACACAAAGTTTACAATGGTTAACACAATTGTAAACCAAAACATATTT
This region of Croceibacter atlanticus HTCC2559 genomic DNA includes:
- a CDS encoding M4 family metallopeptidase; the encoded protein is MKIKLHNFKFLMVLGAFVGTMSMVQAQTSLSAVQKLQDQQKITNVKISKERGTPSLIKLSNSQTHRVEPQEASLFLREALGLRETTTLAEKRAHVTPSGSKVVKYQEYFKGVKVEHGIYNALSKDNALKAITLEHYELKDNFNVAASLSEDNALNYALNFVGATEYAWDYYNFLKLNETDPARLTQLDAAVNSVYPTGELVIVDNYNEPGISLRLAYKFNIYAAEPLYRADIYVDAVNGEILLADQDIKHAAELNNEIAERRKMSSYAMVQAMGETRYAGTRNFETTLLSADASDPVNPLPERYVLDGTITVNAFNPDSQTIESVTVLNETRSYDGIGGVPLNVGGTIPSYEITDGSSRLEEGQLNVEIADNFWSADEHYRDRFETPADNYPVDNEFDNDDVALDAHWGSEVVIRYWADRHNRWSFDGAGEKITSFVHYGDGYDNAFYSSSTMTYGDGSYQGGTNPNGSFAPLMSMDVAAHEIGHGVCDFTADLVYARQSGGMNEGFSDIWAAAVEAYVLEEIDSTLPYQPYGIGEQIDERDGGIQPGEDNPDMRALRFMDDPNAAGDPECFEGVNWIDTSEAGCPAPNLGNDQCGVHSNSGVLNKWFYLLVEGSGQVFTPGRDKRAADDEVNDNGDPYSVEGLGFQIAEQIAFKGEVLLTPNATFSDMRDASILVAQQDYGVDSNEEIQTTNAWFGICVGESYITPDPNQVFFSSANANSLQEKNNDTGCNTFRTYTVNVATVQVNPAVTVTLDTSASTAELGVDFDISTTTLDLEGTATESFEVTIYNDALVEEDELISILFDFMGETKTQVINVLDDDVVPAIGASVVEIMPIEEFASSAIPNDWEEIIVVDPSMNKWYYNGAGTESGRAYISYTSPVGSTNSAIYESNSPSHVILKTPELNALGLNDVRVTFDWEAGGELDPGNPAFDYGQLVYSFDGVNFEEGSERFALEEDGIMSGTFDEIIPELANTRFFLGFRWFNDTNATTSAFSFAIDNVHVEALPAAVETELNATTSNTVNTNNDVYFASNDSGSIIARIEGATQDLGCVEMTLTGSGTDLITNANAGVDRSSKVIEITADGFDASSATYDLTLFMTTDELANFNSMADLQIMKVEGSDIDATTSSNTVITGSMLEDLTAAEGYATFKGTFTGFSSFAIVQPVTASVKDVLISSVSLYPSPVAQGGLVNITAKDIVINSASVFDVRGAKVIEKKFAGNQQIQLSVATLQSGFYFVRLNNDANKTFKFIVK
- a CDS encoding CoA-binding protein; the encoded protein is MKKKTLVLGASLKPNRYSNIAINRLVSNNQPTVAIGLREGTVNGVTIEKEQVDFKDIDTVTLYLGAKHQPEYYEYIVSLNPKRVIFNPGTENPEFYKILKANNIEVDLACTLVMLATNQY